The Nitrospira tepida genome includes a window with the following:
- a CDS encoding OmpA family protein, producing the protein MTRTKVVALGLAALFMLAFLCAQRTAMTSTAGTTRGAEASKLSLSVEDGKIVLRGAVPDSVKQLLVAKAYQAFGAGYVANHLTVVPGATAEDWSLKAAESIQKLNSWGSGGLSFDGRHVIVKGEAKNEAEKAKRTEELAGVFGALLKVENQMELPAQAAQPKASPAVAKIHEALAGKTIEFEVSSATLTPRGMKVLDELVPIIQSDKDLKLEIGGHTDNYGDPKFNQLISHARAVAVAQYLASKGVDGRRLVSKGYGESKPIASNKTKDGRKQNRRVTFEAL; encoded by the coding sequence ATGACGCGGACCAAGGTGGTCGCGCTCGGGCTCGCGGCCTTGTTCATGCTCGCATTCCTGTGCGCGCAGCGGACGGCGATGACCTCGACGGCCGGCACCACGCGTGGGGCGGAGGCGAGCAAACTGTCCCTGTCGGTGGAAGACGGCAAGATTGTGCTCCGCGGGGCGGTCCCTGATTCGGTGAAACAACTGCTCGTCGCCAAGGCCTACCAGGCGTTCGGGGCCGGATACGTAGCCAATCACCTGACGGTGGTGCCGGGCGCCACGGCGGAGGATTGGTCGCTGAAGGCGGCCGAGTCGATCCAAAAACTCAATTCCTGGGGCAGTGGCGGTCTCTCGTTTGATGGACGACACGTGATCGTCAAGGGGGAGGCCAAGAATGAAGCCGAGAAGGCCAAGCGGACGGAGGAACTGGCCGGTGTTTTCGGCGCTTTGCTGAAGGTCGAAAATCAGATGGAGCTTCCGGCGCAAGCGGCGCAGCCCAAGGCCTCGCCGGCTGTGGCGAAGATTCATGAGGCGCTGGCCGGCAAGACGATCGAGTTCGAGGTCAGCTCCGCCACCTTGACGCCGAGGGGGATGAAGGTCTTGGACGAGTTGGTCCCCATCATTCAATCGGACAAAGACCTGAAGCTGGAAATCGGCGGCCACACAGACAATTACGGCGATCCGAAGTTCAACCAGTTGATCAGCCACGCGCGCGCAGTCGCGGTGGCGCAATATCTGGCGTCAAAGGGGGTCGATGGGCGTCGCCTGGTCTCGAAAGGCTACGGCGAATCGAAACCCATCGCCAGCAACAAAACCAAGGATGGGCGCAAGCAAAACCGGCGCGTCACGTTCGAGGCGCTGTAA
- a CDS encoding cytochrome P450: protein MPPTPEPFSIVEAPGKRWFLGHVLEFKRNPLETMTSWRERCGDFVRFSLGPKELYLLSHPALAEEVLVKQADIFQKVYDPNRPTGLALVLGNGLLTSGGELWRRQRKLIQPMFQRARVARLSAQMVEAGEQMLARWAERRPGEPCDVAAEMMQLALEVVTRTMFSTSVLKDVASLGPALLVLIRYAFRAFHNPFRLPLWVPTAENREFLRAKRLVDRMIYGLIEERQQSGVKPDDLLDLLLSAVDAETGTGMSREQQRDELLTIAAAGHETTANALTWTWYLLATHPAAATKLREELSNVLGGRAPTIDDLPRLPFTRSVFEEALRLYPPAPAVQRRTIKDTTVGGRLLPAGSLVVISLWNIHRHPGFWEQPERFDPDRFAADRTANDHHLAFLPFGAGPRTCIGNHFAMVEGVLLLALIAQRYDLTLVPGQKVEIELAVTLRPRHGLPMILKPRG from the coding sequence GTGCCTCCCACGCCCGAGCCATTCTCCATCGTCGAGGCACCGGGAAAACGGTGGTTTCTCGGTCACGTGCTGGAGTTCAAGCGCAATCCCCTTGAGACCATGACGTCATGGCGGGAGCGCTGCGGCGACTTTGTGCGTTTCTCACTAGGACCGAAAGAGCTGTACCTGTTGAGCCATCCGGCCTTAGCAGAAGAGGTGTTGGTCAAGCAAGCCGACATTTTTCAGAAAGTCTATGATCCGAACAGGCCGACCGGATTGGCGCTGGTGCTCGGCAACGGCTTGTTGACCAGCGGGGGAGAGCTGTGGCGCCGGCAACGGAAGTTGATCCAGCCCATGTTTCAGCGGGCAAGGGTGGCGCGCCTGTCCGCGCAGATGGTCGAAGCCGGCGAGCAGATGCTGGCGCGATGGGCGGAACGGCGCCCGGGCGAGCCATGCGACGTGGCCGCCGAGATGATGCAGTTGGCGCTGGAGGTGGTGACCCGCACCATGTTCAGCACCAGCGTCCTGAAGGACGTGGCTTCCTTGGGGCCGGCGTTGCTGGTGTTGATCCGCTATGCCTTTCGAGCCTTTCACAATCCATTTCGGTTGCCGTTATGGGTGCCGACCGCCGAGAACCGTGAGTTCCTCCGGGCCAAGCGGCTGGTTGATCGGATGATCTATGGATTGATCGAGGAGCGGCAGCAATCCGGCGTGAAACCAGACGACCTGCTGGACCTCTTGCTCTCGGCCGTCGATGCGGAAACCGGTACAGGGATGAGCCGGGAGCAGCAGCGGGATGAACTGCTCACGATCGCGGCGGCTGGCCATGAAACCACCGCAAACGCCTTGACCTGGACCTGGTATTTGCTCGCGACCCATCCGGCGGCGGCGACCAAGTTGAGGGAGGAACTCTCCAATGTGCTCGGCGGGCGGGCGCCGACGATCGATGATCTGCCCAGGCTCCCGTTCACGCGGTCGGTCTTCGAGGAGGCCTTGCGCCTCTATCCGCCGGCGCCGGCGGTGCAGCGGCGGACCATCAAGGACACGACGGTCGGAGGCAGATTACTGCCGGCCGGCTCGCTTGTGGTCATAAGCCTGTGGAACATCCATCGCCACCCTGGATTTTGGGAACAGCCGGAGCGGTTCGATCCGGATCGGTTCGCTGCCGACCGTACGGCCAACGATCACCATTTGGCTTTTCTTCCCTTTGGGGCCGGACCACGGACCTGCATCGGGAACCACTTCGCCATGGTGGAAGGCGTGCTCCTGCTGGCATTGATCGCGCAGCGCTATGACCTCACCTTAGTCCCTGGGCAGAAGGTGGAGATCGAACTGGCCGTGACCTTACGGCCGAGGCACGGGCTTCCCATGATCCTCAAGCCGAGGGGCTGA
- a CDS encoding group I truncated hemoglobin: MMRQSYRAASWVLMGVMGLAGLAGCAETQMASKPSLYQRLGGKEAITAVVDTFVAKVAADNRINKFFASTDIPNLKMHLVNQVCEATGGPCKYTGRTMKATHAGMGLTNADFDALVQDLVGALDSHRVPKAEKDELLAALGPMRSDIVER; this comes from the coding sequence ATGATGAGGCAGTCATATCGGGCCGCGTCGTGGGTCTTGATGGGCGTAATGGGCCTTGCGGGTTTGGCCGGTTGCGCAGAAACGCAGATGGCGTCCAAGCCGAGCCTGTATCAACGGTTGGGGGGAAAAGAGGCGATCACGGCAGTGGTGGATACGTTCGTGGCCAAGGTGGCTGCGGACAACCGCATCAACAAGTTCTTTGCGAGTACGGATATTCCCAACCTGAAAATGCATCTGGTCAATCAGGTCTGCGAAGCGACCGGCGGTCCCTGCAAGTATACGGGGCGGACGATGAAGGCGACTCATGCCGGCATGGGCTTGACCAATGCGGATTTCGATGCCCTGGTACAGGATCTAGTCGGAGCGCTGGATTCGCACAGAGTGCCGAAAGCCGAGAAGGACGAGTTACTTGCGGCACTCGGCCCGATGAGGAGCGATATCGTCGAGCGGTAA
- a CDS encoding TVP38/TMEM64 family protein — protein MTAGMLAVTGLPRTVGKWIRIGCLALTVAACWWLLSVVDYGRYLTPTVIVRWLEDAGPLAPLLLIVSMAGAVVIPPIPSLPLDLAAGAAFGPFFGTLYAVLGAEVGAIGAFFIARAVGREALSRYLKADAVFCQLCTDHQLMGLMFFARLIPVFSFDVVSYGAGLTNISLRTFALATLFGMIPPTFAFTYLGSSVVSAQWPLIVAGSLMVLFFLFMPKLLARHRASGFARLFLGPPPAAGPDSLRDASARSGRALPLSCAGCGVPLSER, from the coding sequence ATGACGGCCGGAATGTTGGCCGTGACCGGTTTGCCGCGGACCGTTGGAAAGTGGATCAGGATCGGGTGTCTGGCCCTGACCGTCGCGGCCTGCTGGTGGCTGTTGTCCGTTGTGGACTACGGGCGGTACCTTACCCCTACCGTAATCGTGCGATGGTTGGAGGATGCCGGCCCCCTCGCGCCGCTCCTGCTGATTGTCAGCATGGCAGGGGCGGTCGTGATCCCGCCGATTCCGAGCTTACCGTTGGACCTTGCCGCGGGAGCCGCGTTTGGACCGTTCTTCGGCACCCTCTACGCGGTGCTGGGAGCGGAAGTGGGGGCCATCGGAGCGTTTTTCATCGCCCGTGCCGTCGGGCGAGAGGCCCTGTCTCGCTATCTCAAGGCCGACGCAGTGTTTTGCCAACTGTGCACGGATCATCAACTGATGGGACTCATGTTTTTCGCGCGGCTGATCCCGGTCTTCTCCTTTGATGTCGTGAGCTATGGCGCTGGCCTCACTAATATTTCGCTGAGAACCTTTGCGCTGGCAACGCTATTCGGGATGATTCCGCCGACCTTCGCCTTTACCTATCTGGGCAGCAGCGTGGTCTCGGCCCAATGGCCGTTGATCGTCGCAGGCAGCCTGATGGTCTTGTTCTTTCTGTTCATGCCGAAGCTGCTCGCACGGCATCGTGCCAGTGGCTTCGCTCGGTTGTTCTTGGGGCCTCCTCCAGCGGCTGGACCCGACTCCCTACGTGACGCGTCGGCACGATCCGGACGAGCGCTTCCGCTCTCCTGCGCCGGCTGCGGCGTGCCTCTCAGCGAGAGGTGA
- a CDS encoding CpaF family protein: MLTMKQMNGAEASSHYQALKDRLHQRVIELLDLNAVSAMPQEAVTAQLTKLIEQLLQQESVPLNQRERAQITQDILHEVLGLGPLEPLLADPSVADILVNGHKQVFVERYGRLELTPVRFKDDAHLKKIIEKIVSRVGRRIDESVPMVDARLADGSRVNAIIPPLAIDGPSLSIRKFSKDPLQLYHLIEKRSLTPEIGELLKAIVQARLNVLISGGTGSGKTTLLNVLSGFIPNNERIVTIEDAAELQLRQDHVVRLETRPANIEGKGEIAQRELVKNALRMRPDRIILGEVRGAESLDMLQAMNTGHDGSLTTVHANSPRDALTRIETLVSMAGLNLATKAMRHYVSSALDVIIQIARLSDGTRKLISLQEVVGMEGDLITLQELFVFQQTGLDENRKVKGRFKATGVRPKFTERLTAKGVALPADLFDPLKVYEC, encoded by the coding sequence ATGCTGACCATGAAACAGATGAACGGGGCCGAGGCCTCCTCGCACTATCAAGCGCTGAAAGACCGGCTCCACCAACGTGTGATCGAGTTGCTCGATCTGAATGCCGTGAGCGCGATGCCGCAAGAAGCCGTCACGGCCCAGTTGACCAAGTTGATCGAGCAACTCCTGCAGCAGGAATCGGTTCCGCTCAATCAACGGGAACGGGCTCAAATTACGCAAGATATTCTTCATGAGGTATTGGGGTTGGGACCGTTGGAGCCCTTGCTGGCCGATCCATCCGTGGCCGATATCCTCGTCAATGGGCACAAGCAGGTCTTTGTCGAGCGGTACGGGCGTCTCGAACTCACGCCGGTCCGATTCAAGGATGATGCACACCTGAAAAAAATCATTGAGAAGATCGTGTCACGTGTGGGGCGTCGCATCGATGAATCCGTGCCGATGGTGGATGCCCGGCTCGCGGACGGGTCCCGGGTCAACGCCATCATTCCTCCGCTCGCGATCGACGGCCCGTCCCTCTCGATCAGAAAATTCAGCAAGGATCCGTTGCAGTTGTACCATTTGATCGAGAAACGCTCCCTGACTCCGGAAATCGGCGAATTGTTGAAGGCGATCGTGCAGGCGAGGTTGAACGTGCTGATCTCGGGCGGAACGGGATCGGGGAAAACCACCCTGTTGAACGTGTTGTCAGGATTCATCCCGAACAATGAACGGATCGTCACGATTGAGGACGCCGCCGAACTCCAACTCCGGCAGGACCATGTCGTCCGACTGGAAACACGTCCGGCCAATATCGAGGGGAAGGGCGAAATCGCGCAGCGGGAGCTAGTGAAAAACGCCCTCCGTATGAGGCCGGATCGGATCATTTTAGGCGAGGTCCGCGGGGCGGAGAGCCTCGACATGTTGCAGGCGATGAACACCGGACACGATGGATCATTGACGACGGTCCACGCCAACTCGCCTCGGGACGCCTTAACCAGGATCGAGACCTTGGTGTCGATGGCGGGGCTCAACCTGGCGACGAAGGCCATGCGGCATTACGTGTCATCCGCGTTGGATGTCATCATTCAGATTGCGCGATTGTCGGACGGCACGAGGAAACTGATCAGCCTGCAAGAGGTCGTCGGGATGGAAGGCGATCTCATCACGCTGCAGGAACTCTTCGTCTTCCAGCAGACCGGTCTGGACGAAAATCGGAAGGTTAAAGGACGGTTCAAGGCCACCGGCGTACGGCCCAAGTTTACCGAACGGTTGACGGCCAAGGGCGTGGCCCTGCCTGCAGATCTGTTCGACCCGTTGAAGGTGTACGAATGCTGA
- a CDS encoding DsbA family oxidoreductase, with translation MARQEYIVATLYSDPNCPFCYAIGERLLTLGVERQVEWRGVQHAPHLPIPRDERNARLNAAIGREVLLVGQLAPEVPIRILSGKPNTGPAIRAIAAALHIDPALGHVFKRRLYRSLWQSDADISDERVLATCARGLGLSGLTIRPEINALVAQWQQDWEEVGVNSVPMLVRRDGEVLSGLAATEQLAGFLGLHQIRKTETVVS, from the coding sequence ATGGCGCGGCAAGAATATATTGTGGCGACGCTCTACAGCGATCCCAATTGTCCGTTTTGTTATGCCATCGGGGAGCGGCTGCTGACCCTCGGTGTTGAGCGTCAGGTCGAATGGCGCGGCGTTCAGCACGCGCCGCACCTGCCGATTCCACGGGACGAGCGCAACGCCCGGTTGAATGCCGCGATTGGCCGCGAAGTGCTCTTGGTCGGCCAACTGGCCCCGGAGGTGCCGATTCGGATACTGAGCGGAAAGCCGAATACGGGACCGGCCATCCGAGCGATTGCAGCAGCGCTCCACATTGATCCCGCCCTGGGGCATGTGTTCAAGCGACGGCTGTATCGGAGCCTCTGGCAGTCGGATGCGGACATCTCCGATGAGCGAGTCCTGGCGACCTGCGCTCGCGGGCTGGGTTTGTCCGGCCTGACAATCCGGCCTGAGATCAACGCGCTGGTGGCTCAATGGCAGCAGGATTGGGAAGAGGTGGGGGTGAACAGCGTGCCCATGCTGGTCCGCCGGGACGGCGAGGTGCTCAGCGGACTGGCGGCAACGGAGCAGTTGGCCGGCTTTCTGGGCCTGCACCAAATCAGGAAGACGGAAACGGTTGTGAGTTGA
- a CDS encoding AAA family ATPase, producing the protein MLRHASGLYLLASGYEGFEDVEPRPGSAMRVIGLLRSLHRHVVVDCGHVLEPAVKEAWESSDQVVVVTTLSLPVIRRTRRLLEALKVAHFPGSKIAVVVNRYGNDQKDLLVETENMLGVQAAGLIPNDYGTANEAVNHGKPLTMMAPRTSLGRWFVQGADRLIGDRTAASGAASERGQDKKGSLLGRCFASLGLEAKGKPSIV; encoded by the coding sequence ATGTTGAGGCATGCGTCGGGACTCTACCTTCTGGCCTCCGGGTATGAGGGATTCGAAGATGTCGAGCCGAGGCCCGGCAGCGCCATGCGGGTGATCGGTCTCCTTCGATCCCTGCACCGGCATGTGGTGGTCGATTGCGGGCATGTCCTGGAGCCGGCCGTCAAAGAGGCTTGGGAAAGTTCAGATCAGGTCGTGGTTGTGACCACGCTCTCCTTGCCCGTCATTCGCCGAACCAGGCGGCTGCTGGAAGCCTTGAAAGTTGCGCACTTTCCGGGAAGCAAGATCGCGGTGGTCGTCAATCGCTATGGGAATGACCAGAAGGACTTGCTGGTCGAAACCGAGAATATGTTGGGTGTCCAAGCGGCCGGGCTGATTCCGAACGATTATGGGACGGCCAACGAGGCCGTCAATCATGGGAAGCCCCTGACGATGATGGCGCCGAGAACCTCGCTTGGGCGGTGGTTTGTGCAGGGAGCCGATCGGCTGATCGGCGACAGAACCGCCGCCAGCGGAGCGGCATCCGAACGGGGGCAGGATAAGAAGGGGTCGCTGCTCGGACGCTGTTTTGCGAGTCTCGGGCTCGAAGCCAAGGGCAAGCCGTCCATTGTCTGA
- a CDS encoding glycosyltransferase, whose amino-acid sequence MAILDAFYGDPFSILFTIALLGVVATLSWLGKGRKAILFLTLLLYIRYMVWRAVYTLNTEDWMTTLAGLAVYFAEIYALCQVTLFVYHAWSPLDRRSVPTKRGPTVDVFVTIVNEPLDILRRTLIGCVSQQYPQDKYTVYVLDDGQRDDVKTLAASFGCQYIRRQDRQGAKAGNLNHALQRTTGELIAVFDVDHVPTRVFLKETVGLFDDPRVAFVQTPHHFYNPDIFQRNLRMERVLRNEQALFYRVLQAGRDAHNSAFFAGSCGLFRRQPLLEIGGFKTETVTEDIHTSMLIHARGYKSCYLNKVLAVGLMPESFDAYIKQRTRWAIGHVQMFFKDNPLTLRGLTIPQRLGYLASIHYFLHGLPRVICLTAPLLALLMGIIPVTASVASLVHYFGAYYIATLVMLRTVSHGTRNAFWSEVYETAMCFPLLWANVKTLLNPWKKRPFVVTPKGRQQDKPKWSHLTRLAPHLICLGLLVAGLFNGIRLWMSQEPYPGLEVSLFWGAVNGLFLSVAILAATDRPEWRKTLRVGCRQRCEVLAEGQRSEGVTKELDERGALVRLKNPILATGEDCWFRVRNEHGGHQPRDLRATGKATGIRGARGPRRPWRGSGFVLGPACRSRTQAPFRRCLAA is encoded by the coding sequence ATGGCCATTCTCGATGCCTTTTACGGCGATCCCTTTTCGATCCTCTTCACGATCGCTCTTCTGGGCGTGGTCGCCACCTTGAGTTGGCTGGGAAAGGGGCGGAAGGCGATTCTGTTCCTCACGCTGCTTCTCTACATCCGCTACATGGTCTGGCGTGCCGTCTATACGTTGAACACCGAAGACTGGATGACCACCCTGGCCGGTCTGGCGGTGTACTTCGCGGAAATCTACGCACTCTGCCAGGTGACCTTGTTTGTCTATCATGCCTGGTCTCCGCTCGATCGGCGTTCCGTGCCGACGAAACGCGGCCCGACGGTCGATGTCTTCGTGACGATCGTCAACGAACCGTTGGATATTCTTCGCCGCACGCTCATCGGGTGTGTGAGCCAGCAATATCCGCAGGACAAATACACCGTCTATGTACTGGACGATGGCCAGCGGGACGATGTCAAGACGTTGGCCGCCTCATTCGGTTGCCAGTATATCCGGCGGCAGGATCGGCAGGGCGCCAAGGCCGGGAACCTCAATCACGCCTTACAGAGAACCACCGGTGAACTCATTGCCGTCTTTGATGTGGATCATGTGCCGACACGGGTGTTTCTCAAGGAAACAGTCGGGCTTTTTGATGATCCACGAGTGGCCTTTGTCCAGACGCCCCATCACTTCTACAACCCGGACATTTTCCAGCGGAATCTCCGAATGGAACGGGTCCTCCGCAATGAACAAGCGCTGTTTTATCGCGTGCTCCAAGCCGGACGTGATGCCCATAACAGCGCATTTTTTGCCGGGAGCTGCGGGCTCTTTCGGCGACAACCGTTACTGGAGATCGGGGGATTCAAGACCGAGACCGTCACGGAAGACATCCATACCAGCATGCTGATCCACGCAAGGGGCTATAAGTCTTGCTACCTCAACAAGGTGCTGGCCGTCGGGCTGATGCCTGAATCCTTCGACGCCTACATCAAGCAGCGGACCCGCTGGGCGATCGGGCACGTGCAGATGTTTTTCAAGGATAATCCTTTGACCCTGCGCGGCCTGACGATCCCGCAGCGACTGGGATATCTGGCTTCCATCCATTATTTTCTCCATGGACTGCCCCGAGTGATCTGCCTGACGGCTCCCCTCTTGGCCCTGTTGATGGGAATCATTCCTGTCACAGCCAGTGTGGCCTCATTGGTGCACTATTTTGGGGCCTACTATATCGCGACGCTCGTGATGCTCCGGACGGTGAGTCACGGCACACGCAATGCATTTTGGTCGGAAGTTTACGAAACGGCCATGTGCTTCCCGTTGCTCTGGGCGAATGTGAAAACCCTATTGAACCCCTGGAAGAAACGACCCTTCGTTGTGACTCCAAAGGGACGGCAACAGGATAAGCCGAAGTGGAGTCACCTCACCCGTCTGGCGCCTCATCTGATCTGTTTGGGATTGCTCGTCGCCGGACTGTTCAACGGCATTCGCTTGTGGATGAGTCAGGAGCCCTATCCAGGATTGGAAGTCAGCCTGTTCTGGGGTGCCGTGAACGGCCTTTTCCTGAGCGTTGCTATCCTGGCGGCGACCGACCGGCCCGAGTGGAGAAAGACGTTGCGGGTCGGGTGCCGGCAACGGTGCGAAGTGCTCGCTGAGGGGCAGAGAAGCGAAGGCGTCACCAAGGAATTAGATGAACGCGGAGCTCTCGTGCGTCTCAAGAATCCAATTCTAGCGACCGGGGAAGACTGTTGGTTCCGCGTTCGGAACGAGCACGGTGGCCACCAACCTCGCGATCTCCGTGCAACAGGCAAGGCCACGGGAATCCGTGGCGCTCGTGGACCTCGACGTCCATGGCGGGGATCTGGGTTTGTTCTTGGACCTGCGTGCCGCTCAAGGACTCAAGCACCTTTCAGAAGATGTCTCGCGGCTTGA
- a CDS encoding VOC family protein has protein sequence MRPHLGAIWLLIVFLLPRAEGWAGPLVQAVDSIGMTVSDMDRSIRFYRDVLTFKPVSDVEVDGPEYDRFWGVFGARVRLVRMQLGEQALELMQFLSPPDARPIPAPSYSNDLWFQHVAIVVRDMDEAWARLRKHHVRQISPRPQTIPASNVAAAGIRAIKFRDPDGHNLELLWFPQGKGNARWHQPGTDLFLGIDHTAITVRNTDKSLQFYRDLLGLMMAGGSLNVGMEQEHLDSLPGARVRVTGLKTETGPPGVEFLEYELPAAGRPMPSDTSPTDLWHWHVTVVVPDAVAAMTILCARVFCVSNSGGPMHDRALGFAQGFLVRDPDGHTLQLVSR, from the coding sequence ATGAGGCCACACCTAGGTGCGATCTGGCTTCTGATTGTGTTCCTTCTCCCTCGTGCGGAAGGATGGGCAGGGCCGCTGGTACAGGCTGTGGACTCCATCGGCATGACCGTCTCTGATATGGACCGGTCTATTCGGTTCTACAGGGATGTGCTCACTTTCAAACCGGTCAGCGACGTGGAGGTGGACGGGCCCGAATATGACCGGTTCTGGGGCGTCTTCGGCGCGCGGGTTCGTCTTGTCAGGATGCAACTGGGCGAGCAGGCGTTGGAGCTGATGCAATTCCTGTCGCCGCCGGATGCCAGGCCGATCCCGGCGCCCTCGTACAGCAACGACCTCTGGTTCCAACACGTCGCGATCGTGGTGCGTGATATGGATGAAGCCTGGGCGCGCCTCCGGAAGCATCACGTCCGGCAGATCTCGCCCCGGCCTCAGACGATTCCCGCCTCCAATGTGGCTGCCGCCGGCATCAGAGCGATCAAGTTCCGTGATCCCGACGGGCACAATCTTGAACTGCTCTGGTTCCCTCAAGGCAAAGGCAACGCGCGGTGGCATCAACCGGGGACGGATCTGTTTCTGGGCATCGACCACACAGCCATCACGGTGCGGAACACGGACAAGAGTCTCCAGTTCTACCGCGATCTGCTCGGTCTGATGATGGCCGGCGGCAGTTTGAACGTCGGTATGGAACAGGAGCACTTGGACAGCCTGCCGGGCGCGAGGGTGAGGGTCACCGGTCTGAAGACCGAAACAGGACCGCCCGGAGTGGAATTTCTGGAATATGAGCTGCCGGCCGCTGGCCGGCCGATGCCGTCGGACACCAGTCCGACGGACCTATGGCATTGGCACGTCACGGTCGTCGTCCCCGACGCAGTGGCTGCGATGACGATCCTATGCGCCCGCGTGTTCTGCGTTTCAAATAGTGGGGGGCCGATGCACGATCGCGCGCTGGGGTTTGCGCAGGGATTCCTCGTGCGCGATCCCGACGGGCACACGCTGCAACTGGTGTCCCGATGA
- a CDS encoding dipeptide epimerase, which yields MNDPSLTVTRIELWPVDIPITDPFVVATGARTLAENVFIRVTLAGGAQGYGEAAPFPEVGGETREACVAAATELATTLIGQSAADYRTLGYRLYAQAASQPSARCGLETALIDAYCHATGQPLWAFWGGADVRVRETDITIPIVDLDNTVRLARHWYERGFRLFKMKIGQDVEGDVRRLEAVHRRLPGIAFIGDANQGYSREACLAFVSGVKQFGGYLVLLEQPVAREDLDGLAALRHLTGIPVAADESVRSLEDAKTVLSKQAADYINIKIMKTGVAAALEIASFALTSGLRLMIGGMVEARIAMGCSFSLVLGFSGFDVLDLDTPLLLALDPVRGGYRYEGPRLHPWQGAGLDMVVDPSPQATVIE from the coding sequence ATGAACGACCCTTCTCTCACCGTCACCCGTATTGAACTCTGGCCGGTCGATATTCCCATCACAGACCCGTTCGTGGTCGCGACCGGGGCCCGGACCCTGGCCGAAAACGTCTTCATCCGCGTCACCCTCGCCGGCGGCGCACAGGGCTATGGGGAAGCCGCCCCCTTTCCCGAAGTGGGCGGAGAAACCAGGGAGGCCTGTGTGGCCGCGGCGACTGAACTGGCCACGACGCTGATCGGACAATCGGCGGCGGATTATCGAACCTTGGGCTATCGCCTGTACGCGCAGGCCGCTTCGCAGCCCTCGGCCCGCTGTGGGCTCGAAACCGCCCTCATCGATGCCTATTGCCATGCGACGGGACAGCCGCTCTGGGCGTTTTGGGGCGGCGCAGACGTCCGAGTGCGCGAAACAGACATCACCATTCCCATCGTCGATCTCGACAACACGGTCAGGCTGGCCCGCCATTGGTATGAGCGAGGGTTTCGGCTGTTCAAGATGAAGATCGGCCAGGACGTGGAGGGAGATGTCCGGCGGCTGGAGGCGGTGCATCGACGGTTGCCGGGGATCGCCTTTATCGGGGATGCAAATCAAGGCTATTCACGGGAGGCCTGTTTGGCTTTCGTGAGCGGAGTGAAACAATTCGGCGGTTACCTGGTGCTGCTCGAGCAGCCGGTCGCGCGGGAGGACCTGGACGGCCTTGCAGCCCTACGCCATCTCACCGGCATTCCTGTTGCCGCCGACGAATCGGTCCGGTCGCTGGAAGACGCCAAAACCGTCCTGTCCAAACAGGCAGCGGACTATATCAATATCAAGATCATGAAAACCGGGGTGGCGGCGGCACTGGAAATCGCCTCGTTCGCGCTGACTTCGGGCCTGCGTCTGATGATCGGCGGCATGGTTGAAGCGCGGATCGCCATGGGCTGCTCCTTCAGCCTGGTCCTCGGCTTCAGCGGGTTCGATGTGTTGGATCTCGACACGCCGCTGCTCCTGGCCCTAGATCCCGTGCGGGGCGGGTACCGGTACGAGGGTCCACGGCTCCACCCCTGGCAGGGTGCCGGCCTGGATATGGTTGTCGATCCCTCGCCGCAAGCCACCGTCATTGAATAG
- a CDS encoding DUF3565 domain-containing protein — translation MNQPIVGYHLDEYQDWVADLACGHGQHVRHQPPMTSRPWVLTEEGRRAHLGTILNCKKCDGEG, via the coding sequence GTGAATCAGCCGATCGTGGGGTATCATCTCGACGAGTACCAAGATTGGGTGGCCGACCTCGCCTGCGGCCATGGGCAGCATGTGCGCCATCAGCCGCCGATGACGAGCCGGCCGTGGGTCTTGACCGAGGAGGGACGTCGGGCCCATCTCGGGACAATCCTGAACTGTAAGAAATGTGATGGAGAAGGGTAG